From a region of the Octopus sinensis linkage group LG18, ASM634580v1, whole genome shotgun sequence genome:
- the LOC115221590 gene encoding platelet-activating factor acetylhydrolase IB subunit gamma — MFEPLHSLNFSIGGDQTQNLLWRLCNGELNDIQPKIIVILIGTNNHDHTAEEVSEGIMKIAQTIAEKQPQSNIIVMGIPPRGKFPNPLRDKIKQINKLLSTQVSSVPNASYLHVDEHSFVNHVNGTISHHDMYDYLHFTRTGYQKLCEPLWEEIQQLMQTYVKVESTSADTASIAGELASDRTI, encoded by the exons ATGTTTGAACCGCTGCACTCATTGAACTTTAGTATTGGAGGTGACCAGACACAGAACCTGCTTTGGAGGCTATGTAATGGAGAACTGAATGACATTCAGCCGAAG atAATCGTTATTTTGATTGGAACTAACAACCATGACCACACTGCTGAAGAAGTCTCTGAAGGAATCATGAAGATTGCTCAGACAATCGCTGAGAAACAACCTCAAAGTAATATAATAGTTATG ggtATCCCACCACGGGGTAAGTTTCCAAACCCACTGCGAGACAAGATAAAACAGATCAACAAGCTGCTCTCGACACAGGTCAGTTCAGTGCCCAACGCCAGTTACCTGCACGTCGACGAGCATTCGTTCGTGAACCACGTGAACGGGACCATCAGCCATCATGACATGTATGACTACCTGCACTTCACAAGGACCGGTTACCAGAAGTTGTGTGAACCCCTCTGGGAGGAGATTCAGCAACTGATGCAGACGTACGTGAAGGTGGAGAGCACCTCGGCCGACACCGCTTCCATCGCAGGAGAGCTTGCTTCTGACAGGACTAtataa